A region of Oryctolagus cuniculus chromosome 3, mOryCun1.1, whole genome shotgun sequence DNA encodes the following proteins:
- the SH3BP4 gene encoding SH3 domain-binding protein 4 — MAAQRIRAANSSGLPRCKSEGTLMDLSEGFPETSLSDVKVPSPSALLADSPTPFGNAKEVIAIRDYCPTNFTTLKFSKGDHLYVLDTSGGEWWYAHNTTEMGYIPASYVQPLNYRNSTLSDSGMIDNLPDSPDEAARELELLGTWAGEQRGPGRAHSNNPFWTGVQTNPFLNGGVAGVPSLDELNPRSTVDLLLFDTGAASFTESSSATTNSTGNIFDELPAASGQPAEAPARRDNPFFRSKRSYSLSELSVLQAKADAPASAGFFTGLKSPAPEQFQSREDFRTAWLNHRKLARSCHDLDLLGQSPGWGQTQAVEMNIVCRLDSSGGAVQLPDTGISIHVPEGHVAPGETQQISMKALLDPPLELNSDKSSSVSPVVEVRLSNLEVRTFLTLEMKVSAEVKSDLYSKSAVGLQCLRSDAKEGPYVAVPLAYSYGDTVQVQLDNLEPCMYLAVVAHSPSILYPATVWDFINKRVTVGLYGPKHVHPSFKTVVTIFGHDCAPKTLLVSEVTRQAPSPAPVALQLWGRHQFTLSRPQDLTVCVFSNMTNYEVKASEQAKVVRGFQMKLGRVSRLIFPIASHNPGELSDFTLRVQLKDDQEAILTQFCVQTPPPPPKGAGKPAGPRRFLKKNEVGKIILSPFAAAAKYPTFQDRPVSSLKLGKLLKTVVRQSKNHYLLEYRKGDVVALLSEERVRLRGQLWTKEWYIGYYQGRVGLVHAKNVLVLGKCRPGLVAGPELSTAVLLEQILRPCKFLTYIYASVRTLLMENISSWRAFADALGYSNLPLTFFCRAELDSEPERVASVLEKLKEDCTSAENKDRKSFQKELMMALLKMDCQGLVVRLIQDFVLLTTAVEVAQRWRELAEKLAKVSKQQMDAYESPHRDRNGVVDSEAMWKPAYDFLLTWSHQIGDSYRDVIQELHMGLDKMKNPITKRWKHLTGTLILVNSLDVLRAAAFSPSDHEDLVI; from the exons ATGGCGGCGCAGCGGATCCGAGCGGCCAACTCCAGTGGCCTCCCGCGGTGCAAGTCCGAGGGGACCCTGATGGACCTGAGCGAGGGGTTTCCGGAGACGAGCCTCAGTGACGTCAAAG TGCCTTCCCCCAGTGCCTTGCTCGCGGACAGCCCCACGCCGTTCGGGAACGCGAAGGAAGTGATCGCCATCAGGGACTACTGCCCGACCAACTTCACCACCCTGAAGTTCTCCAAGGGCGACCACCTGTACGTGCTGGACACGTCGGGCGGCGAGTGGTGGTACGCGCACAACACCACCGAGATGGGCTACATCCCCGCCTCCTACGTGCAGCCACTCAACTACCGGAACTCCACCCTGAGCGACAGCGGCATGATCGACAACCTGCCCGACAGCCCGGACGAGGCGGcccgggagctggagctgctggggacGTGGGCAGGCGAGCAGAGGGGCCCGGGCAGGGCGCACAGCAACAACCCGTTCTGGACCGGCGTCCAGACGAACCCCTTCCTGAACGGGGGCGTGGCGGGCGTGCCCAGCCTGGACGAGCTGAACCCCAGGAGCACCGTGGACTTGCTGCTGTTTGACACCGGCGCCGCCTCGTTCACCGAATCCAGCTCAGCCACCACCAACAGCACCGGCAACATCTTCGACGAGCTCCCGGCCGCCAGCGGGCAGCCGGCGGAGGCGCCGGCCCGGCGGGACAACCCCTTCTTCAGGAGCAAGCGCTCCTACAGCCTGTCGGAGCTCTCGGtcctgcaggccaaggcggacgcGCCCGCCTCCGCCGGCTTCTTCACGGGGCTCAAGTCCCCGGCCCCCGAGCAGTTCCAGAGCCGGGAGGATTTCCGAACTGCCTGGCTGAACCACCGGAAGCTGGCCCGGTCTTGCCACGACTTGGACCTGCTGGGCCAGAGCCCCGGCTGGGGCCAGACCCAGGCCGTGGAGATGAACATCGTGTGCCGGCTGGACAGCTCGGGGGGCGCCGTGCAGCTGCCCGACACCGGCATCAGCATCCACGTGCCCGAGGGCCACGTGGCCCCCGGGGAGACGCAGCAGATCTCCATGAAGGCGCTGCTGGACCCGCCCCTGGAGCTCAACAGCGACAAGTCCAGCAGCGTGAGCCCCGTCGTGGAGGTCCGGCTCAGCAACCTGGAGGTGAGGACCTTCCTCACCCTGGAGATGAAGGTCTCCGCCGAGGTGAAGAGTGACCTCTACAGCAAGAGCGCCgtgggcctgcagtgcctgcggAGCGACGCCAAGGAAGGCCCGTACGTCGCCGTGCCGCTCGCCTACAGCTACGGGGACACGGTCCAGGTGCAGCTGGACAACCTGGAGCCCTGCATGTACCTGGCCGTCGTCGCCCACAGCCCCAGCATCCTCTACCCCGCCACCGTGTGGGACTTCATCAACAAGAGGGTCACCGTGGGGCTCTACGGCCCCAAGCACGTGCACCCCTCCTTCAAGACGGTCGTGACCATTTTCGGGCACGACTGCGCCCCAAAGACGCTCCTGGTCAGCGAGGTCACCCGCCAGGCGCCCAGCCCCGCGCCCGTGGCGCTGcagctgtggggccggcaccagtTCACCCTGTCCCGGCCCCAGGACCTCACCGTCTGCGTGTTCTCCAACATGACCAACTACGAGGTCAAGGCCAGCGAGCAGGCCAAGGTCGTGCGAGGCTTCCAGATGAAGCTGGGCCGCGTGAGCCGCCTCATCTTCCCCATCGCCTCGCACAACCCCGGCGAGCTGTCCGACTTCACGCTGCGGGTGCAGCTCAAGGACGACCAGGAGGCCATCCTGACGCAGTTCTGCGTGCagacgccgccgccgccccccaaGGGCGCCGGCAAGCCGGCGGGGCCCCGGCGCTTCCTCAAGAAGAACGAGGTGGGCAAGATCATCCTGTCCCCGTTCGCCGCCGCCGCCAAGTACCCGACGTTCCAGGACCGGCCGGTGTCCAGCCTGAAGCTGGGCAAGCTGCTGAAGACGGTGGTGCGGCAGAGCAAGAACCACTACCTGCTGGAGTACCGCAAGGGCGACGTGGTGGCCCTGCTCAGCGAGGAGCGCGTGCGGCTCCGGGGCCAGCTGTGGACCAAGGAGTGGTACATCGGCTACTACCAGGGCCGGGTGGGCCTGGTGCACGCCAAGAACGTGTTGGTGCTGGGCAAGTGCAGGCCGGGCCTGGTGGCGGGGCCCGAGCTGAGCACCGCCGTGCTGCTGGAGCAGATCCTGCGGCCGTGCAAGTTCCTCACCTACATCTACGCCTCGGTGCGCACGCTGCTCATGGAGAACATCAGCAGCTGGCGCGCCTTCGCCGACGCCCTGGGCTACAGCAACCTGCCGCTCACCTTCTTCTGCCGGGCCGAGCTGGACAGCGAGCCGGAGCGCGTGGCCTCCGTGCTGGAGAAGCTCAAGGAGGACTGCACCAGCGCCGAGAACAAGGACCGCAAGTCCTTCCAGAAGGAGCTCATGATG GCGTTACTGAAGATGGACTGCCAGGGCCTGGTGGTCAGACTCATCCAGGACTTCGTGCTGCTGACCACGGCCGTCGAGGTGGCCCAGCGCTGGCGGGAGCTGGCCGAGAAGCTGGCCAAGGTCTCCAAGCAGCAGATGGACGCGTACGAGTCTCCACACCGGGACAGGAACGGGGTGGTGGACAGCGAG GCCATGTGGAAACCCGCCTACGACTTCCTGCTCACCTGGAGCCACCAGATCGGGGACAGCTACCGCGACGTCATCCAGGAGCTGCACATGGGCCTGGACAAGATGAAGAACCCCATCACCAAGCGCTGGAAGCACCTCACGGGGACTCTGATCCTGGTGAACTCGCTGGACGTCCTGAGGGCGGCCGCCTTCAGCCCCTCAGACCACGAGGACCTGGTGATCTGA